A part of Verrucomicrobiota bacterium genomic DNA contains:
- a CDS encoding peroxidase → MTCNNKRRRGSSWIVIPGVLFAGAVVATSICRRLAGQSGKAGQRSAISRLLEPLFAVINRSCPWHKLPPWLGALNLISFREVLQHENLYDTSAPGASDARVTCDPRSVYARRSEGTCNNLQHPEMGAACQRFGRNVPRQFTYPEAAPAIMSPSPRVVSQRLLARESFRPAESLNLLAAAWIQFQTHDWFSHERGKPSSNDFEIPVDGNDQWKGGSPMRIPRTPPDPTRKPEESELPPTYRNRESHWWDASQIYGNSEEETDKLKNTQDPGKLEVDEKSHLLPLDPTTGELRTGFSDNWWVGLALLHTLFAREHNAIFDHLRRQYPYWNEDQLFDTARLINATLMAKIHTVEWTPAILAHPTLKIAMNANWWGLAGEGLRKLVGRISNSVLISGIPGSATELHGVPFALTEEFVSVYRLHALIPDQLRFYHVSDGRHLKDLEFRNVAFENAASLLDDGTTMGDIFYSFGISHPGAITLHNYPRFLRELEMRDDKQNKLIKDAQGKPVYLDLAAVDIMRDRERGVPRYNEFRRLLHKPPVTTFEEITSNRTWAQELKEVYGDVNRVDLMVGMFAEDLPEGFGFSDTAFRIFILMASRRLESDRFFTDDFRPEIYTPEGIEWIDNNDMKSVLLRHYPELRPALREVNNAFAPWRVVA, encoded by the coding sequence ATGACATGCAACAATAAAAGAAGAAGAGGAAGCAGTTGGATCGTGATCCCGGGCGTCTTGTTTGCGGGAGCAGTCGTGGCCACTTCGATTTGTCGGCGCCTTGCGGGTCAGTCCGGAAAAGCAGGGCAGCGGTCGGCCATATCGCGCCTGCTGGAACCACTATTCGCGGTCATTAATCGATCCTGCCCCTGGCACAAACTACCGCCGTGGTTGGGCGCATTAAACCTCATCTCGTTTCGCGAGGTTCTGCAACACGAGAATCTGTACGATACTTCTGCGCCGGGTGCGTCGGACGCACGGGTGACCTGTGATCCGCGGTCGGTGTACGCACGCCGCTCTGAAGGGACCTGTAACAATTTGCAACATCCCGAGATGGGTGCCGCTTGCCAGCGGTTTGGCCGAAACGTTCCGCGGCAATTCACGTATCCCGAGGCCGCGCCGGCGATCATGTCGCCAAGCCCGCGCGTGGTCAGCCAGCGCCTGCTGGCGCGCGAAAGTTTCCGGCCGGCAGAATCATTGAACCTGTTGGCCGCGGCCTGGATTCAATTCCAGACGCACGACTGGTTTTCCCATGAGCGCGGAAAACCGTCGTCGAATGACTTCGAAATTCCAGTCGACGGTAATGATCAGTGGAAGGGAGGCTCGCCGATGCGCATACCGCGGACGCCCCCTGATCCGACGCGCAAACCCGAAGAGTCCGAACTGCCGCCGACTTACCGCAATCGCGAGTCCCACTGGTGGGACGCCTCGCAAATCTACGGCAACAGCGAGGAAGAAACCGACAAGCTTAAGAACACGCAAGATCCCGGCAAGTTAGAAGTCGATGAAAAGTCACACCTGTTGCCGCTTGATCCAACCACCGGCGAGCTCCGAACAGGTTTCAGCGATAACTGGTGGGTGGGACTGGCGCTCTTGCACACCCTTTTTGCCAGAGAACACAACGCCATCTTCGACCATTTACGCCGGCAGTACCCGTACTGGAACGAAGATCAGCTTTTCGACACCGCCCGATTGATCAACGCCACGCTGATGGCGAAGATTCATACGGTCGAGTGGACGCCTGCCATTCTTGCGCATCCCACGTTGAAGATCGCGATGAACGCCAATTGGTGGGGACTGGCAGGCGAAGGACTTCGCAAGCTGGTCGGCAGAATCAGCAACAGCGTGCTTATCAGCGGCATTCCGGGGTCGGCCACCGAACTGCATGGGGTCCCGTTCGCGCTCACCGAGGAGTTTGTGTCGGTGTACCGCCTGCACGCGCTCATCCCCGACCAGCTGAGATTCTACCACGTCTCGGACGGCAGACACCTCAAGGATCTGGAGTTTCGCAACGTCGCTTTCGAGAACGCGGCGAGCCTGCTGGATGACGGCACGACGATGGGAGACATCTTCTACTCGTTCGGGATTTCACATCCCGGGGCCATTACCCTGCATAACTACCCGCGATTCCTTCGGGAACTCGAAATGAGGGATGATAAGCAAAATAAGCTGATCAAGGACGCGCAGGGCAAGCCGGTCTACCTTGATCTGGCTGCGGTGGACATTATGCGGGACCGTGAACGCGGCGTGCCGCGCTACAACGAATTTCGCCGGCTGCTGCACAAGCCGCCAGTGACAACGTTCGAGGAAATCACCTCGAACCGGACCTGGGCGCAGGAGCTGAAAGAGGTTTACGGTGACGTGAACCGGGTGGATCTGATGGTGGGCATGTTCGCCGAGGATCTGCCGGAGGGGTTCGGATTCAGCGATACGGCCTTTCGTATTTTCATCCTGATGGCATCGCGGCGGCTCGAGTCTGATCGCTTCTTTACCGACGATTTCCGTCCCGAAATTTATACGCCGGAGGGCATAGAGTGGATTGACAACAATGACATGAAAAGTGTCCTGTTGCGGCATTACCCCGAGCTGCGCCCGGCGTTGCGGGAAGTCAATAACGCCTTTGCACCCTGGCGCGTCGTTGCGTAG
- a CDS encoding NADH:flavin oxidoreductase, with product MAGDIIFEPLKIGKNFETKNRIFRSSISGRFDNYDGSGTEARINWEEKFARGGVGSIITSFVPVSIRGRILPNYATIDTDDRIDFWRAVVERVHQHDCRFIIQISHSGRQRDNGGVENVHNKALSSTSQYEPLHGFPCQAMTLEEVQETVELFGKAAHRVQAAGADGVETHSANGYLFTQFLSSGVNDRHDKYGGSLPNRARFLMEVIREVRRQVGDDFHFQIKISAVERNNAVLPWEKPGNGLSESIQICRWAHHPVEWARAAGEDEAVWSKVKGPVAFHVSTGSSFPHPLNPPGDFPTEVLARTYETVISSGTHTFRNFILFRHALGAWLFRTLWLRVQKGVKGHRLNVPKVKQPLITRGLTPAGMQRLLDAYQGVSLGDAQRIRQALANQARALGMNPPPVICTGGFQQASYIRRAIQDGYCDAVSMARPLIANNDLPKIFQSGADFPKNPCTYCNKCLVHDIEDPLGCYNEDRYANYDDLLQSVMSVFEPAAR from the coding sequence ATGGCCGGAGATATCATTTTCGAACCGTTAAAAATCGGGAAAAACTTTGAAACGAAGAACCGGATTTTTCGTTCCAGCATTTCCGGTCGCTTCGACAACTACGACGGGTCGGGTACGGAGGCCCGGATCAACTGGGAAGAGAAATTCGCCCGCGGCGGCGTCGGCTCGATCATCACCTCCTTCGTGCCTGTCAGCATCCGGGGACGAATCCTACCGAACTACGCCACAATTGATACCGATGACCGGATCGATTTCTGGAGGGCCGTCGTGGAGCGGGTGCATCAGCACGATTGCCGCTTCATCATTCAAATAAGCCATTCCGGCCGCCAACGCGATAACGGTGGGGTTGAAAATGTCCATAACAAAGCCCTGAGCTCGACGAGCCAGTACGAGCCGCTCCATGGATTTCCCTGCCAGGCCATGACCCTGGAAGAGGTTCAGGAAACCGTTGAGCTCTTCGGTAAGGCGGCGCACCGGGTCCAGGCTGCCGGGGCGGACGGGGTTGAGACCCACAGCGCAAACGGTTACCTATTCACCCAGTTTCTCAGTTCAGGAGTCAACGATCGGCATGACAAATACGGCGGTTCGCTGCCGAACCGGGCCAGGTTCCTCATGGAAGTGATCAGGGAAGTCCGTCGGCAGGTTGGAGACGATTTCCATTTTCAGATCAAGATCAGCGCCGTCGAACGGAACAACGCCGTTCTTCCCTGGGAAAAACCGGGCAACGGCCTGTCGGAATCAATTCAGATCTGTCGCTGGGCGCATCACCCCGTCGAATGGGCCCGGGCCGCCGGCGAGGACGAGGCGGTCTGGAGTAAAGTGAAGGGTCCGGTCGCGTTTCATGTGTCGACGGGAAGCAGCTTCCCGCATCCGCTGAATCCTCCGGGCGATTTTCCGACCGAAGTGCTGGCACGGACGTACGAAACGGTTATCTCCAGCGGCACGCATACGTTCCGCAACTTCATCCTGTTCCGCCATGCATTGGGCGCCTGGCTGTTTCGAACCCTTTGGTTGCGGGTGCAGAAAGGGGTCAAAGGCCACCGGCTCAACGTTCCCAAGGTGAAGCAGCCCTTGATCACGCGCGGCTTGACGCCTGCCGGCATGCAGCGACTGCTCGACGCCTACCAGGGCGTGAGCCTCGGTGATGCGCAGCGGATCAGGCAGGCCCTGGCCAACCAGGCCAGGGCGCTCGGGATGAATCCACCGCCGGTCATCTGCACCGGGGGATTTCAGCAGGCGTCGTACATCCGGAGAGCAATTCAGGATGGCTACTGTGACGCAGTTTCAATGGCCCGGCCGCTCATCGCAAACAACGATCTGCCCAAAATCTTTCAGAGCGGTGCGGATTTTCCCAAAAATCCGTGCACGTACTGCAACAAATGCCTGGTCCATGACATCGAAGATCCGTTGGGATGCTACAACGAAGACCGGTATGCGAATTACGACGACTTGCTGCAGTCCGTGATGTCCGTGTTTGAACCGGCCGCGCGGTAA
- a CDS encoding cytochrome P450 has product MQPIPNASLLDNVAFNLLHTVPYFLRGIFTKSHFWSWCFNALHTDALVVRLCQRLRAKYGSDFIYLYLLQNKALCVFDYDGIKHVLDNSPFIYADPDLKRRGMSHFQPNALTISRGEEWKDRRRFNEAVLNSDRAVHEHGDLFLEIIRSEVNALLEDTAGYLGWKDFDQLFKRITLQLIFGTSAREESELTDRLERMMQESNRVFLLKKSKDFDPFYERIRAHLAEPAPGSLSALCPHAPSGPLTRQENQVPHWMFAAMETLATNALRTLATIVAHPKVEERIRLQLAGKPFSSAAEVVSLKYLRGCLQEAMRLWPTTPMLGRLTVSDDQLGGRPVPANTQVIILNTFLHRDSERHYFANRFSPDLWLESEENYYFNHLSNGRQACAGKNLVLFVGTAVLIEFLRGGRYRLRRPALRPAKPLPHTFNEFRIKLERIPLY; this is encoded by the coding sequence ATGCAACCAATTCCCAATGCCTCTCTGTTAGATAACGTGGCGTTCAATCTGCTCCACACCGTTCCGTATTTCCTGCGGGGTATTTTTACGAAAAGCCATTTCTGGAGCTGGTGCTTCAATGCCTTGCACACGGATGCTCTGGTGGTCCGGCTCTGCCAGCGCCTTCGCGCCAAATACGGAAGCGACTTCATCTACCTTTACCTGCTTCAGAACAAGGCCCTATGCGTATTTGACTATGACGGCATCAAACATGTCCTGGACAATTCACCGTTCATCTACGCTGACCCGGACCTGAAGCGCCGGGGCATGTCGCACTTTCAGCCGAACGCTTTGACCATTTCAAGAGGGGAAGAATGGAAGGATCGCCGGCGTTTCAATGAGGCAGTCCTGAATTCCGACCGCGCCGTGCACGAGCACGGCGATCTGTTCCTCGAGATTATCCGGTCCGAAGTCAACGCTCTGCTGGAAGACACAGCTGGCTACCTTGGCTGGAAGGATTTCGACCAGCTTTTCAAACGCATCACGCTGCAGCTGATTTTCGGTACGTCGGCGCGCGAGGAATCGGAACTGACCGATCGGCTGGAAAGGATGATGCAGGAAAGCAACCGGGTTTTTCTGTTGAAGAAGTCGAAGGACTTCGACCCGTTTTACGAGCGGATCCGGGCGCACCTGGCTGAGCCGGCGCCGGGCAGCCTAAGCGCGCTCTGCCCGCACGCGCCGTCCGGTCCGCTGACGCGCCAGGAAAACCAGGTGCCGCACTGGATGTTTGCCGCGATGGAAACGCTGGCCACAAATGCGCTTCGGACGCTGGCAACGATCGTCGCCCACCCTAAGGTCGAAGAGCGCATCCGGCTGCAACTCGCCGGAAAGCCTTTCAGTTCCGCAGCCGAGGTTGTCTCGCTGAAGTACCTTCGGGGCTGCCTGCAGGAGGCCATGCGTCTCTGGCCGACCACGCCGATGCTCGGTCGCCTCACGGTATCGGACGACCAGTTGGGCGGACGTCCGGTTCCGGCAAACACCCAGGTGATCATCCTGAACACCTTCCTTCATCGCGATTCCGAGAGGCACTACTTCGCCAACCGTTTTTCACCGGATCTCTGGCTGGAGAGCGAAGAAAATTACTATTTTAATCACTTGAGCAATGGGCGCCAGGCCTGTGCCGGAAAGAACCTGGTGCTGTTCGTCGGAACGGCCGTTCTGATTGAATTCCTTCGCGGCGGCCGGTACAGGCTGCGCCGCCCGGCCCTGCGTCCCGCCAAACCGCTTCCCCACACCTTCAATGAATTTCGAATCAAGCTTGAGCGTATTCCCCTCTACTAA